In the Streptomyces sp. f51 genome, one interval contains:
- the chpG gene encoding chaplin ChpG — MSRIAKGLALTSVAAAAVAGTAGIAAADSGAHGAAAHSPGVLSGNVLQVPVHIPVNVCGNTVNVIGLLNPAFGNTCVNG; from the coding sequence ATGTCGCGTATCGCGAAGGGCCTGGCCCTGACCTCCGTTGCCGCCGCCGCCGTCGCCGGCACCGCCGGCATCGCCGCTGCCGACAGCGGCGCGCACGGCGCGGCCGCCCACTCCCCGGGCGTCCTGTCGGGCAACGTCCTTCAGGTTCCCGTTCACATCCCGGTCAACGTGTGCGGCAACACCGTGAACGTCATCGGTCTGCTGAACCCCGCGTTCGGGAACACCTGCGTCAACGGCTGA
- a CDS encoding glycosyltransferase family 4 protein — protein sequence MHLPTDPPPRVLHVTQPVDGGVARVVADLVGAQLAAGTRVSVACPDNNAFAREVRALGADVRPWHATRAPGPQLAQEVRRLGRVLARVRPDVVHAHSAKAGLAARLALRGRVPTVFQPHAWSFEAVDGAAAALALRWERWGARWAARVVCVSEAERATGVRAGVRAPWKVIPNGVDPGRFHPASVDTVRAGLPLLAGVDPAAPLVVCVGRLCRQKGQDILLDAWPTVLRRVPTARLVLVGDGPDATRLRAGAPRDVLFAGAAADAVPWYQAADLVVLPSRWEGMALAPLEAMACGRPVVMTDVDGARESLPPDHDTRCLVATPEPAPLAEAIGALLADPLLRESLGHQGRRHVLTTHDVRLTADAVAGVYRDLLSGRPPQHPGSVLCTHPGSVMCADHTECRESIHS from the coding sequence ATGCATCTGCCAACAGACCCTCCGCCGCGGGTCCTTCATGTCACGCAGCCGGTCGACGGCGGTGTCGCCCGCGTGGTCGCCGACCTCGTCGGGGCGCAGCTCGCCGCCGGAACGCGGGTGAGCGTCGCCTGCCCGGACAACAACGCCTTCGCCAGGGAGGTCCGGGCGCTCGGCGCGGACGTGCGCCCCTGGCACGCGACGCGGGCACCGGGGCCGCAGCTGGCGCAGGAGGTGAGGCGGCTCGGCCGGGTCCTGGCACGGGTGCGGCCCGACGTGGTGCACGCGCACAGCGCGAAGGCGGGGCTCGCGGCCCGGCTCGCCCTGCGGGGACGGGTCCCGACGGTGTTCCAGCCGCACGCCTGGTCGTTCGAGGCGGTCGACGGTGCCGCCGCGGCGCTCGCACTGCGCTGGGAACGGTGGGGAGCGCGCTGGGCGGCCCGGGTGGTGTGCGTCAGCGAGGCGGAGCGCGCGACCGGCGTACGAGCCGGAGTGCGCGCCCCCTGGAAGGTGATCCCGAACGGCGTCGACCCCGGGCGTTTCCACCCGGCCTCCGTGGACACCGTACGAGCCGGACTGCCGCTGCTCGCCGGGGTCGATCCGGCGGCTCCGCTGGTGGTGTGCGTGGGGCGGCTGTGCCGGCAGAAGGGGCAGGACATCCTGCTCGACGCGTGGCCCACGGTGCTGCGGCGCGTGCCCACGGCGCGGCTCGTGCTCGTCGGGGACGGACCGGACGCCACGCGGCTGCGCGCCGGGGCGCCGCGTGACGTGCTGTTCGCCGGGGCCGCCGCCGACGCGGTCCCCTGGTACCAGGCCGCCGATCTGGTGGTGCTGCCGTCCCGCTGGGAGGGCATGGCGCTGGCCCCGCTGGAGGCCATGGCCTGCGGGCGCCCGGTCGTCATGACGGACGTCGACGGCGCCCGCGAGAGCCTGCCGCCGGACCACGACACCCGCTGTCTGGTGGCCACGCCCGAACCGGCGCCGCTCGCCGAGGCGATCGGCGCGCTGCTGGCCGATCCCCTGCTGCGCGAGTCGCTCGGCCACCAGGGGCGCCGCCACGTACTGACCACGCACGACGTGCGCCTGACGGCCGACGCGGTCGCGGGGGTGTACCGCGACCTGCTGTCCGGCCGACCACCGCAGCACCCCGGGAGCGTCCTGTGCACGCACCCCGGGAGCGTCATGTGCGCGGACCACACCGAGTGCAGGGAGTCCATCCACTCGTGA
- a CDS encoding lipid II flippase MurJ, which yields MPSARASASTPSTPAAPAVPSTSSPSPAAAPPPGPRKGTGRHEAATDRFLAKAALVTIALSIAGALLGLGRDQALAHLFGAGSDTDAFLVAWTVPEFAATLLIEDGLAFVLIPAFSVAVTRRAKGAAGDPVRALVAATLPRLTLAFAAVGALLIAGAPYLVEALAPGLPDPRLAVDCTRLTATCVFSFGLAGYASAALRAHRRFVAPAAIYMAYNAGIITVMFLLGARWGVRSAALGVAVGGALMVVAQAPSLWRQLRRGQPATGDLDGDPARPMDLTLIGTVLLFALCRQSQVLVERFLASSLPAGAISHLNYAQKVAQMPMVLSLMLCTVTFPVVAQAIAEGDTERARDRVERDLSLVACTVLLGTAAVVACAPQIVQLLFQRGAFTAQDTAATAAVMRVYALGLLGHTLVGALVRSYFSSTRPTWYPLFAMTAGIVATCWAGALAVGPWGVCGIAAANAAGITLTAVLLLYGMGPRSVPIRTRKVVAEIGKPLRAALTAAVTGGLCASGVDSPLLGLVVGGTVVTVVFALLAWAFRVEGFASALRSVTRRVSHARFR from the coding sequence CTGCCCTCCGCACGCGCCTCCGCCTCCACCCCCTCCACCCCCGCTGCCCCCGCTGTCCCTTCGACCTCCTCACCGTCCCCCGCCGCCGCACCACCCCCCGGACCCCGCAAGGGAACGGGCCGGCACGAGGCGGCCACCGACCGGTTTCTCGCCAAGGCGGCGCTCGTCACCATCGCCCTGTCGATCGCCGGTGCCCTGCTGGGCCTGGGACGCGACCAGGCGCTGGCGCACCTCTTCGGCGCCGGGTCGGACACGGACGCGTTCCTGGTCGCCTGGACGGTGCCGGAGTTCGCGGCCACGCTGCTGATCGAGGACGGGCTCGCCTTCGTGCTGATCCCGGCGTTCAGCGTGGCCGTGACCCGGCGCGCGAAAGGGGCCGCGGGCGATCCCGTGCGCGCGCTGGTCGCCGCCACCCTGCCCCGGCTGACGCTCGCCTTCGCGGCCGTCGGCGCGCTGCTGATCGCGGGGGCGCCGTACCTGGTCGAGGCGCTCGCGCCGGGCCTGCCCGATCCCCGGCTCGCGGTGGACTGCACCCGGCTGACCGCGACCTGCGTGTTCTCCTTCGGGCTCGCCGGATACGCCAGCGCGGCCCTGCGCGCGCACCGGCGGTTCGTGGCTCCGGCGGCGATCTACATGGCGTACAACGCCGGGATCATCACGGTGATGTTCCTCCTCGGCGCGCGCTGGGGCGTGCGGTCGGCCGCGCTCGGCGTCGCGGTCGGCGGCGCGCTCATGGTGGTGGCGCAGGCGCCGTCGCTGTGGCGGCAGCTGCGGCGCGGGCAGCCGGCGACCGGGGACCTGGACGGGGATCCGGCCCGTCCGATGGATCTGACCCTCATCGGCACGGTCCTGCTGTTCGCGCTGTGCCGGCAGTCCCAGGTCCTCGTCGAACGTTTCCTGGCCTCCTCGCTGCCCGCCGGGGCCATCTCGCATCTGAACTACGCCCAGAAGGTGGCCCAGATGCCGATGGTGCTCTCGCTGATGCTCTGTACGGTCACCTTCCCGGTGGTCGCCCAGGCCATCGCCGAGGGCGACACCGAGCGCGCCAGGGACCGGGTGGAGCGCGATCTGTCCCTCGTCGCCTGCACGGTGCTCCTCGGCACGGCCGCGGTCGTGGCGTGCGCCCCGCAGATCGTCCAACTGCTCTTCCAGCGGGGTGCGTTCACCGCCCAGGACACCGCGGCGACGGCGGCGGTCATGCGCGTGTACGCCCTCGGGCTGCTCGGCCACACCCTGGTCGGCGCGCTCGTGCGCTCGTACTTCTCCTCGACGCGGCCGACCTGGTACCCGCTGTTCGCGATGACCGCCGGGATCGTCGCGACCTGCTGGGCCGGGGCCCTGGCCGTCGGCCCCTGGGGGGTCTGCGGGATCGCCGCGGCCAACGCGGCCGGCATCACCCTCACCGCGGTGCTCCTGCTGTACGGCATGGGTCCGCGCAGCGTGCCGATCCGCACCCGCAAGGTGGTGGCCGAGATCGGCAAGCCGCTGCGGGCCGCCCTGACCGCGGCGGTGACCGGCGGTCTGTGCGCGAGCGGCGTGGATTCCCCGCTGCTCGGACTCGTCGTCGGCGGCACGGTCGTGACCGTCGTCTTCGCCCTGCTGGCCTGGGCCTTCCGGGTCGAGGGGTTCGCCTCCGCACTCCGTTCCGTCACACGAAGGGTTTCGCATGCCCGTTTCCGCTGA
- a CDS encoding tyrosinase family oxidase copper chaperone, with product MRGLLVSAVGVALAPVVAASRPPRRSPDRSFDEMYRGRHILGTRSGADGRAAYAGGEWQVTVDGRPLHLMRRADGSYLSMVDHYESYPTPLAAARAAVDQLGPSEHLRGMAGMAGMNGGRASGTEGSGHHHGVRA from the coding sequence ATGCGGGGACTGCTCGTATCGGCCGTCGGCGTGGCGCTGGCCCCCGTCGTCGCGGCATCACGGCCGCCGCGCCGCTCCCCGGACCGGTCCTTCGACGAGATGTACCGCGGCCGGCACATCCTCGGCACGAGGAGCGGCGCGGACGGCCGGGCCGCGTACGCCGGCGGTGAGTGGCAGGTCACGGTGGACGGCCGCCCCCTGCACCTGATGCGCCGGGCGGACGGCAGCTACCTCAGCATGGTGGACCACTACGAGTCGTACCCGACACCGCTGGCGGCGGCCCGCGCGGCCGTCGACCAACTGGGCCCGTCCGAACACCTCAGAGGGATGGCGGGCATGGCCGGCATGAACGGCGGGCGGGCGAGCGGCACGGAGGGGAGTGGCCACCACCATGGTGTACGCGCGTAA
- a CDS encoding chaplin, whose product MAAGAAAGSAAADSGAEGAAVNSPGVLSGNVLQVPVHIPVNVCGNTVDVIGLLNPTFGNTCINH is encoded by the coding sequence ATGGCCGCGGGTGCTGCCGCGGGCAGTGCCGCCGCGGACTCCGGCGCCGAGGGTGCCGCGGTCAATTCCCCGGGTGTCCTGTCGGGCAACGTCCTTCAGGTTCCGGTTCACATCCCGGTCAATGTCTGCGGCAACACGGTCGACGTCATCGGTCTGCTGAACCCGACTTTCGGGAACACCTGCATCAACCACTGA
- a CDS encoding sugar transferase gives MTAESTVPSPGGQPWEYGSSSVSVMPSRETDGGFRFPAGQRNTVRRTSWLPLAAMDAVAALVAGQTPSEIQRHPLILVALLLGVLSLNTRAALYRPVPLPALLDELPAVCARIAVTWCALAAAFAAFAPDGALSARTLALGCAAQSLISCAGRGTVHWRRRRALARHPGAALVVGPAGTAQRVAAAFLRRPDCGVRPVGVVSDRPTGLDGLPVLTTGEEVQRALIQNGVRAVLVVEPPGRRGPMLRALALAGCELWEVDPDCPSYDREGRHTLAGFACRPLSMSGRRAGVGKRFLDIAVSGTLLLLAGPLLLVCAAVLRLTDGPGVVFRQERIGKDGRPFTLLKFRTHRPVDAHEAATRWSVAGEQEMSRFCRFLRRTSLDELLQLLNVLWGDMSLVGPRPERPYFVAKFSQTYPGYAARHRMQTGITGLAQVHGLRGDTSIEDRCRFDNAYIDNWSMWQDICILLRTAAALVRPTGS, from the coding sequence GTGACTGCGGAAAGCACCGTTCCCTCCCCCGGCGGCCAGCCCTGGGAGTACGGATCCTCGTCCGTCTCGGTCATGCCTTCGCGGGAGACCGACGGCGGTTTCAGATTCCCCGCCGGGCAGCGGAACACCGTCCGGCGTACCTCGTGGCTGCCGCTGGCCGCCATGGACGCCGTCGCGGCGCTGGTGGCCGGACAGACGCCCAGCGAGATCCAGCGGCACCCGCTGATCCTCGTGGCCCTGCTGCTCGGAGTGCTCTCCCTGAACACGCGGGCGGCCCTGTACCGGCCGGTGCCGCTGCCCGCCCTGCTCGACGAACTGCCCGCCGTCTGCGCGCGGATCGCGGTCACCTGGTGCGCGCTGGCCGCCGCCTTCGCCGCGTTCGCCCCGGACGGGGCGCTGTCGGCCCGGACGCTGGCCCTGGGGTGCGCCGCACAGTCGCTGATCAGCTGCGCGGGCCGCGGCACGGTGCACTGGCGGCGCCGCCGCGCGCTCGCCCGGCACCCCGGTGCCGCTCTGGTCGTCGGTCCCGCCGGGACGGCGCAGCGGGTGGCCGCGGCCTTCCTGCGCCGTCCCGACTGCGGGGTACGGCCGGTGGGTGTCGTCTCCGACCGGCCGACCGGCCTCGACGGACTGCCCGTGCTCACCACCGGCGAGGAGGTGCAGCGGGCGCTCATCCAGAACGGTGTGCGGGCCGTGCTCGTGGTGGAACCGCCCGGCCGGCGCGGGCCCATGCTGCGGGCGCTGGCGCTGGCGGGCTGCGAGCTGTGGGAGGTCGACCCGGACTGCCCGTCGTACGACCGTGAGGGCCGGCACACGCTGGCCGGCTTCGCCTGCCGTCCCCTGTCGATGAGCGGCCGCAGGGCGGGTGTGGGGAAGCGGTTCCTCGACATCGCCGTCTCCGGAACACTGTTGCTGCTGGCCGGTCCGCTGCTGCTGGTGTGCGCGGCCGTCCTGCGGCTGACCGACGGACCCGGGGTGGTGTTCCGGCAGGAGCGCATCGGCAAGGACGGACGGCCGTTCACCCTGCTGAAGTTCCGCACCCACCGCCCGGTCGACGCGCACGAGGCCGCGACCCGCTGGAGCGTGGCGGGCGAGCAGGAGATGAGCCGCTTCTGCCGCTTCCTGCGGCGCACCTCGCTCGACGAGCTGCTCCAGCTCCTGAACGTCCTGTGGGGGGACATGAGCCTGGTCGGGCCGCGCCCCGAACGGCCTTACTTCGTGGCCAAGTTCAGCCAGACCTACCCCGGCTACGCGGCCCGTCACCGGATGCAGACCGGCATCACCGGACTCGCCCAGGTGCACGGGCTGCGCGGCGACACCTCGATCGAGGACCGCTGCCGGTTCGACAACGCGTACATCGACAACTGGTCGATGTGGCAGGACATCTGCATCCTGCTGCGCACGGCCGCGGCGCTGGTGCGCCCGACGGGGAGCTGA
- a CDS encoding O-antigen ligase family protein, whose translation MRRALPVLPVVAVIALLALPIAPSGEGGANIADAMSGLVVLCCALHLLRTRRRPLSATAALVLGLPVVGISVAAAGAADPGAGITGLTRYLQIFVLVPAAVLLLVRDRRDLRLLAWSFVALALWQGAVGVRQYVTGTGASYQGEDVRAVGTFGPTDVMGMATVVAFGLVCAVALALGTADARQRSVAVLCALLLLPPLAVSFSRGAWIATAVACGAQLVLAGLRRAVKVVAALAAAGMILVGGLGFGSAMLQERIASITQVTDAPDQSVTDRYTMWAAAAGMWREHPLTGVGLKGFPDNRDGHASLALSSGSDIAGAGAAYHKQALLSPHNMYLLVLSEQGLVGLLALGGSWLALLVCALRGLVRVRRAPRDATHPGPSARPGHAEGGAPGGTDCGLVACGLLVWQLVDFVYADIGGPSTVLTAVVFGVIGWWALMDPSASPAPGTPAPAGAVREEATAR comes from the coding sequence CTGCGGCGCGCGCTGCCGGTGCTGCCCGTCGTCGCGGTGATCGCGCTGCTCGCCCTGCCGATCGCGCCGAGCGGCGAGGGCGGAGCGAACATCGCGGACGCCATGTCGGGTCTCGTGGTGCTCTGCTGCGCCCTCCATCTCCTGCGGACCCGCCGTCGCCCCCTGTCCGCGACCGCGGCCCTGGTCCTCGGGCTCCCGGTGGTCGGCATCTCGGTCGCGGCGGCCGGCGCGGCGGACCCGGGGGCCGGGATCACCGGCCTCACCCGTTACCTCCAGATCTTCGTGCTGGTGCCGGCCGCGGTCCTGCTGCTCGTGCGCGACCGGCGCGATCTGCGGCTGCTGGCCTGGTCGTTCGTCGCGCTGGCGCTGTGGCAGGGGGCGGTCGGGGTACGGCAGTACGTCACCGGGACCGGCGCCTCCTACCAGGGCGAGGACGTCCGCGCGGTCGGCACGTTCGGGCCGACCGACGTGATGGGCATGGCGACGGTGGTCGCCTTCGGGCTGGTCTGCGCGGTGGCCCTGGCCCTGGGAACGGCCGACGCACGGCAGCGTTCCGTCGCCGTGCTGTGCGCGCTTCTCCTGCTGCCGCCGCTGGCCGTCTCGTTCAGCCGGGGAGCGTGGATCGCCACCGCCGTGGCCTGCGGGGCGCAGCTGGTGCTCGCGGGGCTGCGGCGCGCGGTGAAGGTGGTCGCGGCGCTGGCGGCGGCCGGGATGATCCTGGTCGGCGGCCTCGGCTTCGGCAGCGCGATGCTCCAGGAGCGGATCGCCAGCATCACGCAGGTCACCGACGCGCCGGACCAGTCGGTCACCGACCGGTACACGATGTGGGCGGCGGCGGCCGGCATGTGGCGCGAGCACCCGCTGACGGGCGTCGGGCTGAAGGGCTTCCCGGACAACCGGGACGGTCACGCCTCGCTCGCGCTCTCCTCGGGCAGCGACATCGCGGGCGCGGGCGCCGCCTATCACAAGCAGGCGCTGCTCTCGCCGCACAACATGTACCTCCTGGTGCTCAGCGAGCAGGGCCTCGTCGGGCTGCTCGCCCTGGGCGGCAGCTGGCTCGCGCTGCTGGTGTGCGCGCTGCGCGGACTGGTTCGCGTACGCCGTGCGCCACGGGACGCCACGCACCCCGGCCCCTCGGCCCGACCCGGTCACGCCGAGGGCGGCGCCCCGGGCGGCACGGACTGCGGGCTCGTGGCGTGCGGGCTGCTCGTCTGGCAGCTGGTCGACTTCGTGTACGCGGACATCGGCGGCCCCTCCACGGTCCTGACGGCCGTCGTCTTCGGCGTCATCGGCTGGTGGGCGCTGATGGACCCGTCCGCGTCCCCCGCCCCCGGCACGCCGGCACCGGCCGGCGCCGTACGGGAAGAGGCCACGGCCCGATGA
- a CDS encoding vitamin K epoxide reductase family protein, with the protein MVVTGAAGLLAAWVITIDKFKLLENPNFVPGCSLNPVVSCGSVMKSAQASAFGFPNPMLGLVAYSVVICVGVSLLTGAGFPRWYWLTFDAGTLFGVGFVSWLQFQSFYRINALCLWCCLAWVATIIMFWYVTSFNVRNNFLPAPEWLKVFFTEFTWVLPALHIGIVGMLILTRWWDFWTS; encoded by the coding sequence ATGGTCGTCACCGGGGCCGCCGGTCTGCTGGCCGCGTGGGTCATCACGATCGACAAGTTCAAGCTGCTGGAGAACCCGAACTTCGTCCCGGGGTGCAGCCTGAACCCGGTGGTCTCCTGCGGCAGCGTCATGAAGAGCGCGCAGGCGTCGGCGTTCGGGTTCCCCAACCCGATGCTGGGCCTGGTCGCCTACAGCGTGGTGATCTGTGTCGGCGTGAGCCTGCTGACCGGTGCGGGATTTCCCCGCTGGTACTGGCTGACCTTCGACGCGGGCACGCTGTTCGGCGTCGGATTCGTCAGCTGGCTCCAGTTCCAGTCGTTCTACCGGATCAACGCGCTGTGCCTGTGGTGCTGCCTGGCCTGGGTCGCCACGATCATCATGTTCTGGTACGTCACGTCCTTCAACGTACGGAACAATTTCCTGCCCGCACCGGAATGGCTGAAGGTTTTCTTCACGGAGTTCACCTGGGTTCTCCCGGCGCTGCACATCGGCATCGTCGGAATGCTGATCCTCACCCGCTGGTGGGATTTCTGGACGAGCTGA
- a CDS encoding DUF5949 family protein, giving the protein MTSTSSEMRPFQDADLGTLAVMAFSGEAPDGDMPYLLAYSLGDGERGPEGSAAAIRQLLIDNGLPVGDTLIDGSRHPSLPLTLLVEAGQAVVSMPHLNAQCLAPPEWLAAVGERGYAYFLFATRAWPVAQPGKPVAAEDLTAFAGDEETLLSASHVLLPARSLRR; this is encoded by the coding sequence ATGACCTCGACCTCAAGCGAAATGCGCCCTTTTCAGGACGCCGATCTCGGCACGCTCGCCGTCATGGCGTTCAGCGGGGAAGCACCCGACGGCGACATGCCCTATCTCCTCGCCTACTCGCTCGGAGACGGTGAGCGGGGTCCCGAGGGATCGGCGGCCGCCATCCGGCAGCTGCTGATCGACAACGGACTGCCCGTGGGTGACACGCTCATCGACGGATCCCGGCATCCGAGCCTGCCGCTCACCCTGCTCGTCGAGGCCGGCCAGGCCGTCGTCAGCATGCCGCACCTCAACGCCCAGTGCCTCGCGCCGCCGGAGTGGCTGGCCGCGGTGGGGGAACGCGGCTACGCCTACTTCCTGTTCGCCACCCGCGCCTGGCCCGTGGCCCAGCCCGGCAAGCCCGTCGCGGCCGAGGACCTGACGGCCTTCGCGGGCGACGAGGAGACGCTGCTCAGCGCGTCCCACGTGCTGCTGCCCGCGCGCAGCCTGCGTCGCTGA
- a CDS encoding DUF3344 domain-containing protein encodes MRTSPTLLLRRAFVGCCALAAFWTPGAPASAGTPVPGEALVPAEAVVSAGTPAGGAPAPQAEALPFTPRYRALQHGGIVRAANSSISCRSSTRSALPHGSSRTAGVTRAATPSCLAVRRGAPAANGDFDMLYIDVDHDPNTYNSSRAEVRLPKGARVTYARLYWGGNLRVGEQKPPKDDGRVLIAEPGGAYKVLRADRVAGHRTARGADAFQASADVTRLVRASGSGLYTVAQVNVAKGRSAAGAWGGWTLMAAYEKRSEPLRQLAIWDGFGTLGPGEERVIPFGGLRLPGRVRGRVGLVAYDGDRGRTGDSLSVSTGHGTPTALGDSANPRDDVLNSTISEPGPRAAGRVPAYANTLGYDSDVLELGTEIRGGGDQLAFRIVSQRDAAWVGALFAAVDAKQ; translated from the coding sequence ATGCGTACTTCCCCGACCCTGCTGCTGCGCCGCGCGTTCGTGGGCTGTTGCGCCCTCGCCGCCTTCTGGACCCCGGGTGCCCCCGCGTCGGCGGGTACGCCCGTGCCGGGGGAGGCGCTCGTGCCGGCGGAGGCGGTCGTGTCCGCGGGAACACCCGCCGGCGGAGCGCCCGCCCCGCAGGCGGAGGCGCTCCCCTTCACGCCGCGGTACCGCGCACTCCAGCACGGCGGGATCGTCCGGGCCGCCAACTCCTCGATCAGCTGCCGGAGTTCCACGAGGTCCGCCCTGCCCCACGGCTCGTCGAGAACGGCCGGGGTCACCCGCGCGGCGACTCCCTCCTGCCTCGCGGTCCGCCGGGGCGCCCCGGCCGCCAACGGCGACTTCGACATGCTCTACATCGACGTCGACCACGACCCGAACACCTACAACTCCAGCCGCGCTGAAGTCCGTCTGCCGAAGGGCGCCAGGGTCACCTACGCGCGGCTGTACTGGGGCGGCAACCTCCGCGTCGGCGAGCAGAAGCCGCCGAAGGACGACGGACGGGTGCTGATCGCCGAGCCCGGCGGTGCCTACAAGGTGCTGCGCGCGGACCGTGTGGCCGGACATCGGACGGCCCGCGGGGCGGACGCGTTCCAGGCCTCGGCGGACGTCACCCGGCTGGTGCGGGCGAGCGGCTCGGGCCTCTACACGGTGGCCCAGGTCAATGTGGCGAAGGGCCGGTCCGCCGCCGGGGCGTGGGGCGGCTGGACGCTGATGGCCGCCTACGAGAAGCGCTCGGAGCCGCTGCGGCAGCTCGCGATCTGGGACGGCTTCGGGACGCTCGGCCCCGGCGAGGAGCGGGTGATCCCCTTCGGCGGGCTGCGCCTGCCAGGACGGGTGCGGGGCCGGGTGGGCCTGGTCGCGTACGACGGCGACCGAGGACGTACGGGCGACTCGCTGTCCGTCTCGACGGGCCACGGCACGCCGACGGCTCTGGGCGATTCCGCCAACCCCCGTGACGACGTGCTGAATTCGACCATCAGCGAGCCCGGGCCCCGCGCCGCCGGGCGGGTACCGGCGTACGCGAACACACTCGGCTACGACTCGGACGTCCTCGAACTAGGCACGGAGATCCGTGGCGGGGGTGACCAGTTGGCCTTCCGGATCGTTTCGCAGCGGGACGCGGCCTGGGTCGGAGCACTGTTCGCCGCCGTCGACGCGAAGCAGTGA
- a CDS encoding chaplin translates to MSRIAKAAAVVVGTGAVALSGAGMAMADAGAQGAAVGSPGVLSGNVIQAPINVPVNVCGNTIDVVGLLNPAFGNTCVNGGGHLKQHHPHTTHSSHGSHGYGS, encoded by the coding sequence ATGTCTCGCATCGCGAAGGCCGCCGCAGTGGTCGTGGGCACGGGCGCCGTGGCCCTCAGCGGCGCCGGTATGGCCATGGCCGACGCCGGCGCCCAGGGCGCGGCCGTCGGCTCGCCCGGCGTCCTGTCGGGCAACGTCATCCAGGCGCCGATCAACGTGCCGGTCAACGTGTGCGGCAACACGATCGACGTCGTCGGCCTGCTGAACCCGGCCTTCGGCAACACCTGCGTGAACGGCGGCGGCCACCTCAAGCAGCACCACCCCCACACCACGCACAGCAGCCACGGCTCGCACGGCTACGGCAGCTGA
- a CDS encoding tyrosinase family protein: MVYARKNVSTLTSAERRRFVTAMLEVKRRGEYDEFVRRHIDYYVSDGDGGLRAAHMAPSFLPWHRCFLLDLEQALQRVDSGVSVPYWDWTRDRTATSAPWTKDLLGGNGRRSDRQVMTGPFAYAHGKWTIKEGVTDGAFLMREFGRPGKPIQLPTRAALNAALDDAVYDTAPYDSTTTRGFRNRLEGWGHGTGNATWENHNRVHRWVGGHMLGGASVNDPAFWLHHAFVDLQWTRWQKRHQGARYLPERPPGPRDAQYRRIVARREKMPPWGVTPESMEDHSHIYRYA, encoded by the coding sequence ATGGTGTACGCGCGTAAGAACGTCAGCACCCTCACGAGCGCGGAGCGGCGCCGCTTCGTCACCGCGATGCTGGAGGTGAAACGCCGCGGGGAGTACGACGAGTTCGTCCGCCGGCACATCGACTACTACGTCTCCGACGGCGACGGCGGGCTGCGCGCGGCTCATATGGCGCCCTCGTTCCTGCCCTGGCACCGGTGCTTCCTGCTGGACCTGGAGCAGGCGCTGCAACGCGTGGACTCCGGGGTGAGCGTGCCGTACTGGGACTGGACGCGCGACCGCACGGCGACCTCGGCGCCGTGGACCAAGGACCTGCTCGGCGGCAACGGGCGCCGTTCGGACCGGCAGGTCATGACCGGCCCCTTCGCCTACGCCCACGGCAAGTGGACGATCAAGGAGGGGGTGACCGACGGAGCGTTCCTCATGCGGGAGTTCGGCCGCCCGGGCAAGCCGATCCAGCTGCCGACCCGGGCCGCGCTGAACGCGGCCCTGGACGACGCCGTCTACGACACGGCCCCCTACGACTCGACGACCACCCGCGGTTTCCGGAACCGGCTGGAGGGCTGGGGGCACGGGACGGGGAACGCCACCTGGGAGAACCACAACCGCGTCCACCGCTGGGTCGGCGGCCACATGCTCGGCGGCGCCTCCGTCAACGACCCCGCCTTCTGGCTGCACCACGCCTTCGTCGACCTCCAGTGGACCCGCTGGCAGAAGCGGCACCAGGGCGCCCGCTATCTGCCCGAGCGCCCCCCGGGTCCTCGCGACGCCCAGTACCGGCGTATCGTCGCCCGGCGCGAGAAGATGCCCCCGTGGGGCGTGACGCCGGAGTCGATGGAGGACCACAGCCACATCTACCGCTACGCGTAA